The segment ATCATCATTGCTTATTAGTGCTTTCATATATTTATTAAGGCAGTTTATTTTTTAAATAATTTTAGGTCCAACGGCAATGATAAAAAACTTTAATAATAATTTTAATTATAAAATATAATATTAATTTTTGAAAAAACACACACGGGTGGAAACTTGGAAAAACCACAATTGATAAATTTTGTAGCAAAAGTAATGGAGGACTCTGGTTTCAAGATTTATAAGAATTTTAGAACCTCTCAGAAAGTCGTTGACATTTATGCTATTCTACCGACTACAATAGGCGATTTCGGTGTTGTTGTAGCATGTAAAAATTATGACAAAGATTTTGAAATTGGAGTGGATGTTTTAAAAGAGATGGAAGATGTTCAGGCAAGTTTAAAAGCGTCTAAAGTGATGATTGTTTCTTCTTCTTATTTTTCCAGTCAGGCTAAAAGCTATGCATTGCGAAAAAACATTAAGCTTGTAGATAGGGACAATTTACTTGAACTGGCTAAGCGTTATCAGGACAGGACTTCTCAAACTACATTGGACAATACTCCTTATGACGGCGGAGCATCCGCTTATATTGATGAAGAATATCCTGAATATCAGTATGATGCTTCAGATATGGAATATCTTATGCAGAGACGTGACGCCAATCCTAATGTTTATAAAAGTTCACTGTACAGACAAACTGATGAGCCACGCTCCAGAGGAGGATTATCTTCTATATTGAATAGGGGAAGGTCTTCTGTGGGAAGTCTTTCTCGAGAACCTACAAATTTATACAATTATGAATCACGCAGAAATGCAAATTTCGAGCCTATTTTCTTTAGATTGGTCAGCAATCCTATCATATTAATTATTTTGGTTGTAGCTATATCCTATGCTCTTGCCTACCTTTTAGGTAATCTTTTAGGTGTGGATGCAGGTATGGCAGGATTAATCGAAATGATTGTAGCTCTGCTTTTATCTTACGGTTTATCTCTCTATACTGAAAGAAGCAGTGATTTTGTTGTCAAAGGATCATTTGTGTTCTTTATTTCATTAATTATATTAATTATATTAATCTTTGTCTAGATTAATATTTTTAAAATTAATTATAATCAAAATAAATCCGATTAGGTATAAAAACCAAATCATTATGTCTGTTGGTCCGGTTTCTATCCAAATCAATGTGTGTGTTAAAATCATAGAATAGATACCAACACCAATTCCTTTTTTTAATTTATGAACCAGTCCTAAAAATGCTCCCATAAATGCCATCTGTATTGTAAGTCCGATTATTCCGAAATCAAGATAGACCGGCCCGAATAATGTTGATGTAAGACATACATTGTCTGTGAGTACATATTGGCCAACGAATGTTCTTGGACTTCCTGATGAAAATATCATGCTTAATATGTGTCCGTGTGTAGTTCCGCCCAGTCTTAAAATTCTTTCAAAGACTTCTAGAGTAAATCCTGCTCTGTAAAAGATCAGCTCTAAAGGATTAAGTGTCCAGTGCTGATTGGCTATTGACTGGGATGCGATATAGCCTATTGCCATTATTCCGACAACAATGACGGCAATGAATATGACTGCCACTTTTTTTGAAATTTTTTCCAGATAATAAAGGGTGATGAATGTGCTTCCGAGTATTCCCAATACTGAAGTTCTGTATCCGTTCAGACCGAAAATCAGTGCGCCCAGTACAACCAGCAGCAGATATTTTCTGTCATAATACTTTGCAAGTAAAATATTCATCATTATTAAAAATAGGGGATAGGCAACTCTCCATATGTTTGTAGTTGCATTTGATTTTAGAACACTGTTAAAAAGAGGTATTCCTCCCATCAAAAAAAGATTTAAGCTCTGCAATACCAGTGCTATAACAACAAGTATTACAAGCAGTTTTTCAGATATGAAATCAGTATTTTCAGTATTCTCCACTTTAACTTTTTTCTTTACAATAAAGGCACATATTCCAAAGACTATGCAGGCGAATACAACAGTTAAAATCACTTCCAAATCCAGCGGGTCTTCAAACCGGTAGTTAAATGATCCGATATATCCCATCAATAGAAAAGCAAGAATTGCAACTATGAGTATGTATGGCTGGAAAAAATCAATTTTTTTAAAGTTCATGCTATCCTCCTAGTTCCAGAGAGGAAATGGCAAGGTTTCCACCAAAGTCAGGCATTGCGGCAACATGTGTGTGGACATAGCTTGCAAGTGTATTTTTTTCCATAAATCCGTCCTGTAAATTGTATGAGCCTTTTCCTCTTAGAATATTAAAGGCAAGG is part of the uncultured Methanobrevibacter sp. genome and harbors:
- a CDS encoding restriction endonuclease → MEKPQLINFVAKVMEDSGFKIYKNFRTSQKVVDIYAILPTTIGDFGVVVACKNYDKDFEIGVDVLKEMEDVQASLKASKVMIVSSSYFSSQAKSYALRKNIKLVDRDNLLELAKRYQDRTSQTTLDNTPYDGGASAYIDEEYPEYQYDASDMEYLMQRRDANPNVYKSSLYRQTDEPRSRGGLSSILNRGRSSVGSLSREPTNLYNYESRRNANFEPIFFRLVSNPIILIILVVAISYALAYLLGNLLGVDAGMAGLIEMIVALLLSYGLSLYTERSSDFVVKGSFVFFISLIILIILIFV
- a CDS encoding oligosaccharide repeat unit polymerase family protein: MNFKKIDFFQPYILIVAILAFLLMGYIGSFNYRFEDPLDLEVILTVVFACIVFGICAFIVKKKVKVENTENTDFISEKLLVILVVIALVLQSLNLFLMGGIPLFNSVLKSNATTNIWRVAYPLFLIMMNILLAKYYDRKYLLLVVLGALIFGLNGYRTSVLGILGSTFITLYYLEKISKKVAVIFIAVIVVGIMAIGYIASQSIANQHWTLNPLELIFYRAGFTLEVFERILRLGGTTHGHILSMIFSSGSPRTFVGQYVLTDNVCLTSTLFGPVYLDFGIIGLTIQMAFMGAFLGLVHKLKKGIGVGIYSMILTHTLIWIETGPTDIMIWFLYLIGFILIIINFKNINLDKD